The nucleotide sequence TTCCACGGCGGGGGGCCGGGGTCCCAGCACTGACGGGCCGTCGCCGGCGCACAGGCGTAGCGTCGGGATCCATGGCCGACACCGCATCCGACGCAACCCCGTCCGACGCCGTCCGCGAGCTGCTGCGTGACGCGTTCACCCGGCTGATCGAGCACGTCGACGACATCACCGACGGGCTCACCGACGAGCTGTCGTCCTACCGGCCGACCCCGGAGGCCAACAGCATCGCGTGGCTGCTGTGGCACAGCGCCCGCGTGCAGGACGCCCAGCTGTGCGACGTCGCCGGCACGGAGCAGGTGTGGTTTCGCGAGGGCTGGGTCGACCGCTTCGGCCTCGACCTGCCGCGCGACGCGCACGGGTATGGCTTCACCCCGGAGGAGGTCGGCAAGGTGCGCGCGCCCGCCGACCTGCTGTCCGGCTACTACCACGCGGTGCACCGCGTGACGCTCGAGTTCGTCGCGGGCGTCACCGCCGAGGAACTGAACCGCATCGTCGACCGGCGCTGGACGCCGCCGGTGACCGCCAGCGCCCGGATCGTCAGCATCATCGACGACTGCGCGCAGCATCTCGGTCAGGCCGCCTACGTTCGGGGCATCGCCGGCTGAATGAACGGGCGCGTCGTGCGCTGGTGGCCGTTCATCGGGTTGCCCGCGCTGGTCCTGCTGGGCCTGGCGGTCGGCACGCGGTCCACCCGGGTCGACGACTGGTTCATCCGCACCGGCGCCGAACACCGCGGTCTGCACCGGCTGCTGATCTTCACCGAGCCGACGCTCGTCGTCGGGCTGCTGCTGGTGGCGTTCGCGGTGGCGCTGTGGCGGCGGCGATGGCGGCTGGCCGCGGCGATGGTGGTGACGCCCGCGGTGGCGCTCGTCGCGATGCGGGTGCTCAAGCGGGTGTTCGGCCGGACCAAGGGAGAGCACCCGCCGAGCCTCGCGTTCCCGAGCGGACACGTGACGATGACCGTGGTGGTGCTCGCCATGGCGGTCCTGGTGCTCGGTGCCCGGGTCTGGGCCATGGCCGCCGCGGCGGTCCTCGCGGTGCTCGCGGCGCTCGGTCAGGCGTTCACGTACCACTACTTCACCGACACCGTCGGCGCGCTGCTGCTGGCGACGTCGGTGGTGTGCCTGGCCGTCTGGGCGTTCGGACTTGACGGGTGTCAACCCCGCTGCGATCTGCGTCACAGAAGTGGTTAACATGGCCCCATGACTGCAACTCCCGAGGTTGACACCAACCCGAGTTACGAGGGCACCGCCACCATCCTCAACCCGGCCACCGGAGCCGTCGCCGGCACCGTCCGGTGGACCGATCCGGCCGACGTCACCCGCATCGCCACGGGTCTGCGGCAGGCGCAGCGCAGCTGGGAGGCCCGGGGGGCCGCCGGGCGCGCGAAGGTGCTGGCGCGGTACGCGGTGTGGCTGGGCGAGCACCGCGACGAGATCGAGGCGCTGCTCATCAAGGAGACCGGCAAGTCGGCGGTGGACGCGGCGCAGGAGGTGCCGCTGCTGTTGATGATCCTGTCGTACTACGTGCGCACCATGGAGAAGGCGCTGGCGCCCGAGCCGCGCAGCGCGTCGCTGCCCTTCCTGTCCATCAAGAAGGTCACCGTGCACTACCGGCCGCGCCCGGTCGTCGGCATCATCGCGCCGTGGAACTACCCGGTGGCGAACGCCCTGATGGACGCCATCGGCGCGCTCGCCGCCGGCTGCGCGGTGTTGCTCAAGCCGTCCGAGCGCACACCGCTGACCGCCGAGGTCCTGATGCGCGGCTGGATCGACTCCGGCGCCCCCGAGGTGCTGGCACTCGCCCAGGGCGCCCGCGCGGTGTCCGAGGCCGTCATCGACGTCAGCGACTACATCCAGTTCACCGGCTCGTCGGCCACCGGCGCGAAGGTCGCCGAGCGCGCGGCCCGGCGCCTGGTCCCGGTGAGCCTGGAACTCGGCGGCAAGGACCCGATGCTGGTGCTCGAGGACGCCGACGTGGACCTCGCCGCGCACGCCGCGGTGTGGGGCGCGTTCTTCAACGCCGGGCAGACCTGCGTGTCGGTCGAGCGCGTGTACGTCCTCGAGCAGGTCTACGACCAGTTCGTCGACGCCGTGGTGCGCGACGTCCGCAAGCTCAAGGTGGGTGCCGGTGAGGGCAACGCCTTCGGCGCGCTCATCGACGAGAGCCAGGTGGCGGTCACCGAGCGGCACGTCGCCGACGCGCTGGCCAAAGGCGCCAAGGCACTCACCGGCGGGTCGCGCACGGCAGGCCCGGGCAGCTTCTACCCGCCGACCGTGCTCGTCGACGTCGACCACTCGATGCTGTGCATGACCGAGGAGACCTTCGGCCCCACGCTGCCGATCATGAAGGTGCGTAGCGTCGCCGAGGCCGTCCGCCTGGCCAACGACAGCCCGTACGGGCTGAGCGCCGCGGTGTTCTCGAAGGATCTGGAACGCGCCAACGACGTTGCGCTGCAACTCGACTGCGGTGGCGTCAACATCAACGACGTCATCTCCAACCTGATGTGCACCACCGCGCCGATGGGCGGCTGGAAGTCCTCCGGGATCGGCGCGCGGTTCGGCGGGCCCGAGGGACTGCGCAAGTACTGCCGCATCGAGACCGTGGTGGCGCCCAGGACCACCGTCGGCGCCGGCGGCAACTACTACAACAACAGCCAGCGCGCCCTGAAGACGATGAACACGATGATGACGAAGCTCGCGCTCATCCGGCCCAAGCGCATGGCGAAGTAGGGCCGCCGCACCGTGGTAGCGGCCACCGTCCGTTCACCTCGACGACACCGCCGCGTACGCGGCGGTGGCTAGCTTCTGGCAGGTGACCTTGGACTCGACCGGCTACACCGTCCGCGACGACGATGACGACGACCCCCTGCTGGTGCTGCAGCCCAGCGGGGAGGTCGTCGACACGTGGCGGGAGAACTATCCGTACGACGAGCGCATGCACCGCGACGAGTACGAGACGCAGAAGCGGCTGCTGCAGATCGAGCTGCTGAAGCTGCAGAAGTGGAGCCAGGCACACGGGCACCGGCACGTCATCGTCTTCGAGGGCCGCGACGCCGCGGGCAAGGGCGGCACCATCAAGCGGTTCATGGAGCACCTCAACCCCCGCGGCGCGCGCGTCGTCG is from Mycolicibacterium grossiae and encodes:
- a CDS encoding aldehyde dehydrogenase family protein, giving the protein MTATPEVDTNPSYEGTATILNPATGAVAGTVRWTDPADVTRIATGLRQAQRSWEARGAAGRAKVLARYAVWLGEHRDEIEALLIKETGKSAVDAAQEVPLLLMILSYYVRTMEKALAPEPRSASLPFLSIKKVTVHYRPRPVVGIIAPWNYPVANALMDAIGALAAGCAVLLKPSERTPLTAEVLMRGWIDSGAPEVLALAQGARAVSEAVIDVSDYIQFTGSSATGAKVAERAARRLVPVSLELGGKDPMLVLEDADVDLAAHAAVWGAFFNAGQTCVSVERVYVLEQVYDQFVDAVVRDVRKLKVGAGEGNAFGALIDESQVAVTERHVADALAKGAKALTGGSRTAGPGSFYPPTVLVDVDHSMLCMTEETFGPTLPIMKVRSVAEAVRLANDSPYGLSAAVFSKDLERANDVALQLDCGGVNINDVISNLMCTTAPMGGWKSSGIGARFGGPEGLRKYCRIETVVAPRTTVGAGGNYYNNSQRALKTMNTMMTKLALIRPKRMAK
- a CDS encoding phosphatase PAP2 family protein produces the protein MNGRVVRWWPFIGLPALVLLGLAVGTRSTRVDDWFIRTGAEHRGLHRLLIFTEPTLVVGLLLVAFAVALWRRRWRLAAAMVVTPAVALVAMRVLKRVFGRTKGEHPPSLAFPSGHVTMTVVVLAMAVLVLGARVWAMAAAAVLAVLAALGQAFTYHYFTDTVGALLLATSVVCLAVWAFGLDGCQPRCDLRHRSG
- a CDS encoding mycothiol transferase, which produces MADTASDATPSDAVRELLRDAFTRLIEHVDDITDGLTDELSSYRPTPEANSIAWLLWHSARVQDAQLCDVAGTEQVWFREGWVDRFGLDLPRDAHGYGFTPEEVGKVRAPADLLSGYYHAVHRVTLEFVAGVTAEELNRIVDRRWTPPVTASARIVSIIDDCAQHLGQAAYVRGIAG